From one Triticum urartu cultivar G1812 chromosome 3, Tu2.1, whole genome shotgun sequence genomic stretch:
- the LOC125548529 gene encoding zinc finger CCCH domain-containing protein 15-like, translating into MERRPELRRSMTLSEQLSRPDPAIREFLKIPDDDSHLSADAGGGGGSGGMINWKPLRDRLRLRRSVNAWSSPSERPSTADGAGSLKNSGSGSNRSHKYIYAQGEATAAFCRTSSLRQTPAFSRAASTRVGSNATIGRSPPVVDGEGSEDESEHDEDEEEGKEEEDAPTAQMSLMALLEQTDSWDEEEEEEEQQAAAGGGASSKNAHAEEEEEDGEGREEEMVHVCCVCMVRHKGAAFIPCGHTFCRLCSRELWVSRGNCPLCNGFIQEILDIF; encoded by the coding sequence ATGGAGCGGCGGCCAGAGCTGCGGCGGTCGATGACGCTCTCGGAGCAGCTGTCCAGGCCCGACCCGGCCATCCGCGAGTTCCTCAAGATCCCCGACGACGATAGCCACCTGAGCGCTGAcgccggaggaggtggaggcagCGGCGGCATGATCAACTGGAAGCCGTTGCGCGACCGTCTCCGGCTCCGGCGCTCCGTGAACGCCTGGTCCAGCCCGTCGGAGAGGCCCAGCACGGCGGACGGCGCCGGTAGCCTGAAGAACAGCGGCAGCGGCAGCAACCGCAGCCACAAGTACATCTACGCGCAAGGTGAGGCCACGGCGGCCTTCTGCCGCACCTCCTCGCTCCGCCAGACTCCCGCATTCTCGCGCGCGGCCTCCACTCGGGTCGGTTCCAACGCCACGATCGGGCGCTCTCCCCCCGTGGTCGACGGCGAGGGCTCCGAGGACGAGTCAGAGCACGATGAGGACGAGGAGGAaggcaaggaggaggaggacgcgCCGACGGCGCAGATGTCCCTGATGGCGCTGCTGGAGCAGACGGACAGCtgggacgaggaggaggaggaggaggagcagcaggcCGCGGCAGGCGGCGGGGCCAGCAGCAAGAACGCGCacgccgaggaggaggaggaggacggcgaggGGCGCGAGGAGGAGATGGTGCACGTGTGCTGCGTGTGCATGGTGCGGCACAAGGGCGCGGCCTTCATCCCGTGCGGCCACACATTCTGCCGCCTCTGCTCCCGGGAGCTCTGGGTCAGCCGCGGCAACTGCCCGCTCTGCAACGGCTTCATCCAGGAGATCCTCGACATCTTCTGA